The Primulina tabacum isolate GXHZ01 chromosome 10, ASM2559414v2, whole genome shotgun sequence region TGAGAACATGAGACCTGGTTACAAGACAACTCGAGTAGCCATCAAAGAGCTTAATCCCGAAGGTCTACAAGGAGATCGAGAGTGGCTGGTAATTTTCTTGATTCCTCAGGCTTTTAAATTCTTGGAACTGAGTTTTTTTCCCCTGGGACTGGAGCTATAGTATAAAGAAGTGATAAAAGGCAGAGAGTCAACTAGCATGACTTTCTGAATATATCTGTAGAGTGGATAAATCCATTGTGACAAGAATTTCATTTGTCAGATGGAGAAGGTATTGACCAAATAAGGTCAGGGTTATTACATAGTACTCTGAATAATATGGTCCTTTTGCGTTAAGATTATAGAGTGAAAGCAAACTTTGTTTATTCTACTTACTGTAAAAATAATGCCTCGCTGCTGGTAGCATGTTAGTAGGAGAGAATTTCTCAAGTTCTCACCATATAACTTCTGCCCCTCGAAATTTTCATATAATATTTGTTATTCAAGCACACTTTTTTCAAATGCTCCCTTTACATCTTTCATGTTATCACTTCCTTCTATCCAATATGTCTCTATTCAGCTAATATTTCCTACATTCTCTTTCTACTCTCTTGACTTCTGTTACTAAACCACTTGTTGAACTCTTGAGAGCTGGcgcataaattatttttttaaaatttctaacaCATCCCTTCACTGTGTACGCTTTTGGAGACCATACATATCTCTATATTTAATATCTCAAGGCGTCCATCCATGCGTCTGTTGGTAGGGTGCTGGATCCGACGATCCGTTCAGGTGTCTGTTGGTAGGGTATTGGACAACGAAAACCCTGAAATAAACAGTAGGACCAACTCACTGAAATATTAAGGGGATTACTTTTGGGTCTCGAATTTATGACTCCCTACATTTGATACCGTGTTAGTAACTTCTTGGCTCTAATGCAAAGGTCAAATATGCAGAAATTGTTGTCAATTAACTCATCGATAATGTGGTTTTCACTTGCAGGCGGAGGTAAATTACTTGGGGCAGCTTCGACACCCTCATCTGGTGAAACTGATTGGCTACTGCTGCGAGGGTGACCATAGATTGCTGGTTTATGAATATATGGCTTCTGGGAGCTTGGAGAAACACCTCTTTTTCAGTGAGTACAGTTGGATTTCTCCATGCACTGTTGGTAGATGATGGTTAAGTGGTTTTCATGTGAATGTAGACTATAATCCTTTTATTTACTTAGTCTGATATTGGTTTAATAACTACTCTAACATTGCTTACTGAGTTCAGAACCGATCAATAGCTATATGAAAGTAACTTTATCTATTCAAGATTTTGAGTTTCTGTTTGTTCAAGATGACACCAACAATCATTAGTAATTTATCCCATATGCTGCCTAACATTGATTGGTGACACTCAGAACCTATAAAAATGCATATGAAAGGAACATTAGCACGAATATTCCaaaaattttggattttgaaTTCCCCTTTTCACAGTTGTATTCTTTTTTTGCTTGTAGGAGTACGTGCTGCTTTAACTTGGCAGAAAAGATTGAAGATTGCCTTGGATACCGCAAAAGGGCTTGCTTTTCTTCATGGTGTGGATAAACCAATCATATACCGTGATTTTAAGACATCAAATATTTTGTTAGATGCGGTAAGTCAAGCCTCCTCCTCTTCGTAGATTCAACAAGCATATTTAGCAATTTTGTTACACAATAAAAAGGAGATGTCCCATTGAAAGAAAAGGAGAGCATGAGAATTCTATCCTATTGAAGTTACTGTGTTTTTGGCGAATTTCATTTTAAGGTGTCCATATATACCGTACAGAGTCAAATTTGTGCAGAATTCCTGCAGGATTTTAATGCAAAGCTTTCTGATTTCGGACTGGCTAGAGTTGGTCCAACGGGAGATCAAACTCATGTATCAACTCGAGTTATGGGTACTTATGGTTACGCCGCTCCTGAGTACATAATGACCGGTGAGTCTTTCTTTAATAAACAAAACCACTTTGAACCTCTAGGAAAATTAtgtgaaaaaaatgaaataggATCAAGAATTGTTAATTGAAAAGGTCGATTTTCTGAATTTCTAATGTGATATTGATACCTTATCTTCATTGTGGAATGCTTGATTCATTCTGTACCACATTCTTTATAAAATCAATTTAGTTTGTTTTATGCATCATATCACCTGGAAAATTTTCTACCAATCACTCTTGAACAGTCCTTTCTTTTGTTGGCATTTTTCGACATTAAATAACACAAATGACTGAACATTGAACAGCTGCAGTGTTATCTAACGTCTTCTAACCAGTTTTACATGATTGGTCAGGACATTTGACGGCAAGAAGCGATGTGTATGGCTTTGGTGTCGTTTTACTTGAGATGCTCATCGGAAGACAAGTCATGGATAAGAGCAGGCCTAGCCAAGAACACAATCTAGTTGAGTGGGTCCGCCCAATCCTTAACCACAACAAGAAGCTTTTGAGAATAGTGGATCCAAGAATGGAAGGACAATACTCCACCAAAATTCTTATGAAGGTGGCAAATGTTGTATATCAATGTATAAGCCAAAATCCAAAAGGTAGACCTGCAATGAGTCAAGTAGTTGAGATACTAGAACCCCTTGTAATGCAAGAAGTGAACAGGGAGGATACAACGCCACAGAGCGGAAGTAGCAGTGTAACACGATGAAGTTCCAAAAAGTTGACCCGAACTCCAAAGACACTCGACAGAAAATGAGAATGGATAGTAACTTGGTGGAAGTAGCAAAAGTGAGCCTCCAAAGAACAATGATCTTTATAGTTCTTTTGAAGAGTGACGACTTGTGTTTTAACTAATCCTTTTTTTCTAGTGTTCCATTCGATTGGATTCCTTTGCTGTAGAAATAATAAAGGAAGAACGGCAATCATGTCGAGGAACTTCAGATGATTGGAGATTTCCGTTGTATAGAAATAGAACACGTGCATGGTCAATATCGGACATGGGAAACGTTTACCGAAACCAATTCCTAGAACATCCTTGGTTTTCTATAATGTTTGATGCGAATTCAATTGTTAGCTTAAAATGTCATGAAAGAAGGCAGTGTTAAATATTCGGATACATTCAAAGGTAAAATTGATCTATGCTACAAGGAGAAGTTCGTTTTTCCATATAATGTAGATGACTGGAGATATAAATACGTATCTGAATCCGAAGATCATGTCTTGTTCTTTAGAAAATAATCAAATTGaactaattaaatttaattacgATACACAATGGATCCAAAAACTGATTGGTCTGAATCCGAAGATCATGTCTTGTTCTTTAGAAAATAATCAAATTCCGCACCTTTCATCCAGGAGCACCATATCCATAAATTCCTTCAAGAAATGACAAATTAATTTCTTGAAAACGCATGGCTAGCTTCTTCGAAGTATATCTCGAACATCAAATAAAGTAAGAAGGTTGCCTTTTGATCCGGAGAGAACAAGCATATTCACACATGTTATAGCTTAAGTTCCACCGAGTATAAAAACCAACCTTTTAAAAATCTGGAATAGAGGAATGATCCGTAGTTCTTGTTCTGTCATATTAATTTTCAATGTCGAATAATCTTAGGAAGCCAATGGAACCTTCACATATCCATCGAACATGACAGAAAGAAGAACACAAGCTGTGAAGCATTCAAATATACCAGAAAACCAATATCAGAACAAAGAGCAGTAAcaatgaagaaataaaaaaacCAACTTCAAGATTCACCTGCATTAGATTCACTGGGGTAGTAAAATGTGGCAgcgatattctccaagagcccAGATCGGGAAAATATTCCTGTATGCAGCATACGTGATCATACAATTTTTATTGAAAACCCCCGTGATCTCCTGGAAGAAAAGATGTTAAGCCATGAGAAATATTAGGAAATGATAATTTATCGAGTAAATTATTGACACACATTCTGTGTGCGCTTAGGGTGAACCAGATACGTGATCACACAATCTCTTCGACAAGAGTAGACAGGAGAGTAAAACTTCAGATTGTAAAATGCAAGTCTTGTGGTATTTCACAAGAAGGTTGCTTTTTAAGACATCAGAAATCACGAATCAGCTGTTTGGTGATAGGGTACCAAACATCAATCGCCAAAATATAGATTCAAAAAGAAATGTTTTTCTTCCTCACATTTTTTCATCAGAAAATAGCTTCAAACTTAAGTACAGAAATGGGGGGAAACTATGAGATACAGTCTTTGTTGAACACTTATTTTAAAGATCAAACCCGCAATATCTTGGACTTTCATtaataatcaaaattttcaggCAAGATACATAACTGAAAATAAATCAAGTCACAACTATTAAGCTAAAGGAAGTACTTCTTGTGGGAAATCTCCATCTTCACATTGAGAATTTATAAGGACTTTGGCTGCACGGTGCAGTGGAGAGGGATCTCGCTCAGCCTGAAAGTGAGAAACATGATGAAGAATTAATAGATTTGTATTTAAGTAAATAAAAAGAAGACTCGTGTTTACTTTTTTCGAGCAATAAAGaaaattaattagtatttaagtaAATAAAAAGAAATGTTTATTTCTTTCTAGCAATAATAAAGAAGTTTAATTAATGTTTAAATTCTGTTGAGGGAAGTCAATTTATACACAACtatttatgttttaatttttcaaaaatttccagTAAATGCATTAATTTAGCCTCAAGTTATATCAGAATTTTGCTCTCCATATGTTGACTAATGCTCGGTTTACTTTGCTGAGAGATATCAGCTCAGGCCTTCTTTTTACATATTTCACCCTACGGATCCATGTCAAAACCTCCCAGGCACATCTAGGCTTTACGAAAAAAGTGATCAAGCAAATCATTTCATTCTGAAGATGAAACTGACATCAAAGGGGAGAACACATTAAAAAAGACCATTGCATCCTCGTTGCTGGACATTGTTTACCTGCCCAGCATGAATAAGAGCCATCAAAGCCCATCCTGTGCTTACTACATGAGACCTGTTGCCCTCAAGATTTGAATACACCTGTACAGAGAAAATTTCTATTAGTCTCAGCTCTTTGATTTCGAGCTAAAGTAATATCTGGAATGTTTAGCAACTCAGcaaaatttgatattatttcAGTACGCTTGCAGCATATGTGTCAGTTGTAATCCCCTTTTTCTTGCTGAAGTAAACAACGACGAGTTATTAATTACCATTTCAGAGCGAGAGTTCACATCTTATTTGTTCTACGTCCTTTGTTGTCCCATCACATCACAGTTATACAAACTATTTCAGAGTTCACATCTTATTTCTTCTTTTATTATTTCGTTTTTATCTAAAAATTGGATCAGTAATTAACTTGGTATACTGGAAATAAATGGGATTCTACAACTATGAACATAGTTGGTAATATTGTCCAGATTTTGGCATTTGAGCCCGAATCCTTATATTTTCTCTTGTTAACATGCATTCTAATGAAGAAAAAGCAACAATACTTAAATTTTCTTGTCTCTTCCCAATTTTAGCTGAAGGACTCGATAAATATGAGCAATAAGCAAGTTTCAATTGGATAATCTGTTTAGGCAGCGCAACAAAGCATGCAGGCTAAGCTAAACAATtacatcataatctttcaacTCATTGGTTGAAAAATGCTAAAAAACCAGCTAATTCTCCAGAACTTTCTCAACAAATTATCATCAAAGCCAGGTCTTTCCATTTCAGTGTTCAAATTTTTAACAATATTTAGTGCAGCCAATGTGTTGCACATTTCTCTGTATATGATGgtatgcattattttaaacatgGTAGAGAAATTAATAAACAGAATGACCATAATCTTCCATAAATTATCAATTTAGTTCCATTCCTGTTTCCCCGAAGTATTCAAGGTTCCCTTGGCTAGACACAAATTAAACTCATACCGACTATTGCAGATGATTTTCGACCTAAATAGAATTCAAGGGACAcaatcaacaaaagaaaagttCTCGGACATCACAAGAAGCCATAAAAGGAGAGAAATAGAACAAACAGATCATAAAAATTTCCAACCTTGTCTTGACATGACAGATAACTTTCTCCCCAACCACCCGAAGGAAGCTCTTTAGACAACATAAAATCACAAGCCTTACGAATGGCAGAGCAATTGTTGAAGTTTCGCCCAGCCATCACCAAGCCTTTTACTCCAAACCACGTTCCATAATTGAAGCAAACTCCCCAAGAGCCAtacctatatatataaaaaaactcaatacattaaaaaatatcaaatcaGAACACagcattatatttaaataacacTCATATTTATAACTATATCTGAAAATAAGCGCAAAAAATATGGCATCGTGGTAAGGGAGTTCACAATTACATGTGTTACCAACTCTGATCCATTATTAAACAATCCATCGGAAGAGAAGTGCGATATAAGGATAAACTAACCAGGAGCCATCTGATTCCTGAATCTTTTCAATGAATTTAGCACCTTTTTCAATACAACGTTCCACTTCGTCTTTTCGGTGTCCAGGGTATGACTGCTTAAACGCCGTTAATGCTTGAATAGCAGCTGAGGTGCATTCGACGTAGCTAGAAAGTCATTGAAGTAAAAATGTATTAAAACATTGCTAGAAAGCAGTGTCTGCAATTAAAACTTTGGAAAAACATCCCAGATTGTATTAATGCATCAAAAATTGTCCTAGTGTAGCTCCTCTTATTATATTTCATCAGGATACCATGTACATCAAATACCAGAATATTTTAAACCTTGAGCAGGACAAACTGTAACCCACTTTTGGATGGTTTCAACAACACAAAGGGTTTGAAACAAACTCACGATGAAAGTGATGCATGAAGAGAATGATAAATTAAAAAGTGCAGATATCTTACGGATAGTCAATGACAATGTCACCAAATGTTTCAGCAGGGTTGAGTAGCTGAGAGAATCACATAAAAGTTAATAATAGAACACTCAAGTGCAGATATCTTATGGATAATCAATGACAATGTCACCAAAAATGTTTCCACAGGGTTGAGTAGATGAGAGAATAACATAAAAGTTAATAATAGAACACTCAATGTGCCACGTGATTGTTTCAGACAGCGACTATGACTATTTAATAAATCATAGACAAAAAAATGTGAAagcttatttataaaatgaggCTGTAGAATCAGACACTTGGATTAGCACAAAAATGCGTATATAATTAATCTGCCAGATCACGACAAAGCATGTACAGAAAATTAGCTGCATCCCATTTACAGTTTATAATCGATTAAACCTTATTAGATTTCAGGAAACACATCCCCTAAAACAAACCAAAATATGGATGATGAAAGAAAAGTAGGTGTAACAAATAAATACATTTCGTATACAGGGATTAATTACCTCCAACCAACTGTAGGATCTCGTGAGTTCATAGGTAGCAAAGCCGCCATCATCATTCTGCAAAGAATGTCAGGAAACACTTGTTTTGGATTCCATAAAATTCTAGAAGGGAGGGAGTGCAAAATATCATGACGGTAAATTACTAATCTCTGTGATCCAGAATAAATCATCTCAACATCAATTGGAAAAAATTTAATACATAGTTGTTCCATGATTGACTAAAGTTTTACTTTAAAAGGAGTTTTCTGGATGTTTTATGGTTCTACAACAAAAGTTCTGCTACTGTCAAAGTTCT contains the following coding sequences:
- the LOC142504852 gene encoding LOW QUALITY PROTEIN: putative serine/threonine-protein kinase PBL17 (The sequence of the model RefSeq protein was modified relative to this genomic sequence to represent the inferred CDS: inserted 2 bases in 1 codon) — translated: MGSCLSVEEEVQQPMENKSSHHKPVMCGEPSSPMKMGFVSSNPVIVISKNVRDLRVSPGHGDLYIFTYEEMKLATKHFRPDQVLGDGGFGIVYKGVIDENMRPGYKTTRVAIKELNPEGLQGDREWLAEVNYLGQLRHPHLVKLIGYCCEGDHRLLVYEYMASGSLEKHLFFRVRAALTWQKRLKIALDTAKGLAFLHGVDKPIIYRDFKTSNILLDADFNAKLSDFGLARVGPTGDQTHVSTRVMGTYGYAAPEYIMTGHLTARSDVYGFGVVLLEMLIGRQVMDKSRPSQEHNLVEWVRPILNHNKKLLRIVDPRMEGQYSTKILMKVANVVYQCISQNPKGRPAMSQVVEILEPLVMQEVNREDTTPQSGSSSVTRXEVPKS